In Strigops habroptila isolate Jane chromosome 4, bStrHab1.2.pri, whole genome shotgun sequence, a single genomic region encodes these proteins:
- the SLC25A29 gene encoding mitochondrial basic amino acids transporter isoform X2 produces MMGLTFINALVFGVQGNTLRALGKDTPLNQFLAGSAAGAIQCIICCPMELAKTRMQLQGTGEYKLKTKNYKNSLDCLIKIYRKEGLRGINRGMVSTFIRETPSFGFYFLTYDCMTRYLGCEAEDSYVIPKLLFSGGMSGIVSWLSTYPMDVIKSRLQADGVGGVTQYNGILDCVRKSYHEEGWRVFTRGLTSTLLRAFPVNAATFATVTVFLMYMRSEDDLRECEPGPVIQQPSSL; encoded by the coding sequence ATGATGGGACTCACCTTCATTAACGCACTTGTGTTTGGTGTACAAGGAAACACACTTCGTGCTCTTGGAAAAGACACTCCTCTAAACCAGTTCCTTGCAGGGTCAGCAGCAGGGGCTATCCAGTGCATCATCTGCTGTCCCATGGAGTTGGCAAAGACAAGAATGCAGCTTCAAGGCACAGGTGAATACAAACTAAAAACAAAGAACTACAAAAATTCTCTGGATTGTTTGATCAAAATCTATCGAAAGGAAGGGCTTAGGGGTATCAACAGGGGCATGGTCTCTACATTCATAAGAGAGACTCCAAGCTTTGGCTTTTACTTCCTGACCTATGACTGCATGACCAGGTATTTAGGCTGTGAAGCTGAAGACAGTTATGTTATTccaaaactgctgttttctggagGGATGTCAGGAATAGTATCCTGGCTCTCAACCTATCCCATGGATGTGATTAAATCCCGGCTTCAGGCTGATGGAGTCGGAGGCGTTACACAATACAATGGCATTTTAGACTGTGTCAGAAAGAGTTACCATGAAGAAGGCTGGAGGGTGTTCACAAGAGGTCTTACTTCCACACTTCTCCGTGCTTTTCCTGTCAATGCAGCTACCTTTGCTACTGTCACTGTGTTCCTAATGTATATGAGATCAGAAGATGATCTTCGTGAATGTGAACCAGGTCCAGTAatacagcagccttccagtttGTGA
- the SLC25A29 gene encoding mitochondrial basic amino acids transporter isoform X1: MALDFLAGCVGGAAGVLVGHPFDTVKVRLQVQNVEKPLYRGTFHCFQSIIKQESAFGLYKGIGSPMMGLTFINALVFGVQGNTLRALGKDTPLNQFLAGSAAGAIQCIICCPMELAKTRMQLQGTGEYKLKTKNYKNSLDCLIKIYRKEGLRGINRGMVSTFIRETPSFGFYFLTYDCMTRYLGCEAEDSYVIPKLLFSGGMSGIVSWLSTYPMDVIKSRLQADGVGGVTQYNGILDCVRKSYHEEGWRVFTRGLTSTLLRAFPVNAATFATVTVFLMYMRSEDDLRECEPGPVIQQPSSL; encoded by the exons ATGGCTCTGGATTTCCTCGCGGGATGCGTCGGCG gtgcTGCAGGAGTGCTGGTAGGACACCCGTTTGACACTGTTAAG GTTCGTCTGCAAGTTCAAAATGTAGAGAAACCTCTCTACCGTGGGACCTTCCATTGCTTTCAGTCCATCATAAAGCAAGAATCT GCTTTTGGACTCTATAAAGGTATTGGGTCACCAATGATGGGACTCACCTTCATTAACGCACTTGTGTTTGGTGTACAAGGAAACACACTTCGTGCTCTTGGAAAAGACACTCCTCTAAACCAGTTCCTTGCAGGGTCAGCAGCAGGGGCTATCCAGTGCATCATCTGCTGTCCCATGGAGTTGGCAAAGACAAGAATGCAGCTTCAAGGCACAGGTGAATACAAACTAAAAACAAAGAACTACAAAAATTCTCTGGATTGTTTGATCAAAATCTATCGAAAGGAAGGGCTTAGGGGTATCAACAGGGGCATGGTCTCTACATTCATAAGAGAGACTCCAAGCTTTGGCTTTTACTTCCTGACCTATGACTGCATGACCAGGTATTTAGGCTGTGAAGCTGAAGACAGTTATGTTATTccaaaactgctgttttctggagGGATGTCAGGAATAGTATCCTGGCTCTCAACCTATCCCATGGATGTGATTAAATCCCGGCTTCAGGCTGATGGAGTCGGAGGCGTTACACAATACAATGGCATTTTAGACTGTGTCAGAAAGAGTTACCATGAAGAAGGCTGGAGGGTGTTCACAAGAGGTCTTACTTCCACACTTCTCCGTGCTTTTCCTGTCAATGCAGCTACCTTTGCTACTGTCACTGTGTTCCTAATGTATATGAGATCAGAAGATGATCTTCGTGAATGTGAACCAGGTCCAGTAatacagcagccttccagtttGTGA